A genomic window from Brassica oleracea var. oleracea cultivar TO1000 chromosome C8, BOL, whole genome shotgun sequence includes:
- the LOC106308482 gene encoding uncharacterized protein LOC106308482 produces MARTRRALLRTEAEITRDAIAELQAQMATITSTLQTLNVQRPSPPPARVEPNDTDSEDENEEDDPIAEAVDDNPFAPLCINQDIAQDNAPVAAADTQWTTGFKTEIPEFHGNTSDEELLDWIVMVEEILEFKRAPLERCVPLLTMRFRGRAAAWWTQLKTARARLGKPKITSWDKLKSKLKKTLLPYNYDQLMFQRLHTIRQGTRFVAEYSTEFFLLLTRVDIQDSERQLVARFTAGLRQQLQHTITLFHPLTLSEAHQQALTIEAQTKSSPFTHWTVPRSSRPAQLPTTQVVTEDTAQTKPETAIVPYNDNRGNRPTSLRCFSCGEIGHRQSNCPTRNRRGLLLDTVGNDVEVIYDEETNDITEEPEVLTADTGPALMIRRVCRAPRGADVNPQRHNLFHSKCTIGGKVCTFIIDSGSSENVIAEEVVNKLHLATELHLYPYKLAWLDQKTDLLITRHALISFSVGDAYKDQIHCDVAPMDACHFLLGRPWIFDRRIQHDGFLNTYTFRLNNRTYTLQPNEPEGSAKKSSPVLILQRKPFEAAMRE; encoded by the coding sequence ATGGCAAGAACTCGTCGAGCACTGTTACGTACCGAGGCAGAAATCACCCGCGACGCCATAGCTGAGCTTCAAGCCCAGATGGCTACAATCACCTCCACCCTCCAAACCCTTAATGTTCAACGACCATCACCACCCCCAGCTCGCGTTGAACCTAATGATACCGATTCGGAAGATGAAAACGAAGAAGATGATCCGATAGCAGAAGCAGTTGATGACAATCCCTTTGCTCCTCTTTGCATCAACCAAGATATAGCTCAAGACAACGCTCCAGTCGCAGCAGCAGATACTCAATGGACGACGGGATTCAAAACCGAGATACCAGAGTTCCATGGAAATACATCAGACGAAGAACTACTTGACTGGATAGTTATGGTTGAGGAAATTCTTGAGTTTAAAAGAGCCCCATTGGAGCGATGTGTTCCTCTTCTGACTATGCGTTTTCGTGGACGTGCCGCGGCCTGGTGGACACAATTGAAAACAGCTCGAGCTCGGCTCGGAAAACCTAAAATCACGTCTTGGGATAAGCTTAAGTCGAAACTCAAGAAAACATTATTGCCTTACAATTACGACCAGCTCATGTTCCAACGCCTCCACACCATCCGACAAGGAACACGTTTTGTAGCTGAATACTCTACGGAATTCTTCTTACTTCTCACCCGCGTCGACATTCAAGACTCGGAGCGACAGCTAGTTGCACGCTTCACGGCAGGACTCCGTCAACAGCTTCAACATACTATCACCCTCTTTCATCCTCTCACATTGTCTGAAGCTCATCAACAAGCTCTCACTATCGAAGCTCAGACTAAATCATCACCATTCACGCATTGGACAGTTCCGCGTTCTTCTCGACCAGCACAACTTCCAACAACACAGGTTGTAACAGAGGACACTGCTCAAACTAAACCAGAGACTGCCATTGTTCCCTACAATGACAATCGTGGCAATCGTCCTACTTCCCTACGTTGCTTCTCTTGCGGTGAAATCGGTCATCGACAGTCCAATTGCCCTACCCGTAATAGACGCGGTCTCCTTTTGGACACTGTAGGGAACGATGTCGAAGTCATCTACGATGAGGAAACCAATGATATCACAGAGGAACCAGAAGTCCTTACCGCAGATACTGGACCTGCTTTAATGATCCGTCGTGTGTGTCGAGCTCCCCGTGGAGCCGATGTCAACCCACAACGACATAATCTGTTTCATTCAAAGTGTACTATTGGCGGCAAAGTCTGCACGTTCATCATAGACTCGGGCAGTAGTGAAAACGTTATTGCAGAGGAAGTTGTGAACAAACTTCATTTAGCCACTGAACTACATTTATATCCTTATAAGTTAGCATGGCTGGATCAGAAGACAGACTTACTCATCACTCGACACGCTTTAATTTCTTTTTCAGTTGGTGATGCATATAAGGATCAAATTCATTGTGATGTTGCTCCTATGGATGCTTGCCATTTCCTCTTGGGCCGTCCGTGGATCTTTGATCGAAGAATTCAGCATGACGGCTTTCTCAACACTTATACGTTCCGTCTTAACAACCGTACTTATACACTACAACCTAATGAGCCCGAAGGTTCAGCTAAAAAGTCTTCACCGGTTCTCATTCTCCAACGCAAACCATTTGAAGCAGCTATGCGGGAATAA